The Paenibacillus dendritiformis region CTTTATAAAAAGAAAGATAGCCAATGAGAAGGCCAAGCAGACAGAGCGCAATCGGGATTCCAATGAATTGGAATAAGCTAGTCGAGCTTCCCCCATCAGACACTGTGGCGTTAATCACAAATCCAATGACGACTGCCGAGGTAATGGTGGAAGCAGCCGATTTTTTTCTCATGCCAAAAGATAAAGGAATCAGGCTGATTCCCGCAATCATAAAGGCGTTCAACAATGTTGCCGGAACGGTAGCCACCATTTCATCGATACGAACGGATCCTTCAAATAAACCAATCATCGGATTCAAGAAGAACGTGAATAGATTTATGATCACCGTAGTTATGATGATGCTAAAAAAACAGAATCCAAACACAATGGATAGCTTGGCTTGAATGATTTTTTTCCGTTGCAGCGGATAGGTATACAACACTTGAATCATGTTACTCTTGTATTCATCAATAACTAAGCGTGACAAGATCACGCTTGAGAAAATGATATATACGATTCGAATCAAAATATTCGTTAAAGACATGAATGCCGCATAATCCGGAAACATGGGGTTACTTTCACCGTGAGAGCCCCGCGCCATCAGCGCAACGGCAGCGAAAATGGCCACAATACAAATGGCTAATCCTTTCAAATAACTGGATACGTTACTTTTTTTCCACTCTAGTCTCATCAGTTTAAGCATATAGATTGCCTCCATGAATTAGATTGATGAAGTACTCTTCTAACGAGCCGGCATGTTGTCTGCGGATGGCCTCCATCTTTACTTCTTTTATTAAATTCCCATGATGAATAATGCCAATCGTATCGGCGATAGATTCAATTTCGGACACGATATGACTTGAAATTAACATGGTAATGCCGTATTTGCCTCTTAAAAGCAAGAGAAGCTCGCGAATGTCCTTAATCCCGATCGGATCAAGTCCATTGATAGGCTCATCCAGAATGAGAATCTCCGGTTTCGTCACAATCGCCCGCGCAATTCCTAACCGCTGCTTCATTCCTAGAGAAAATTCATGGATTTTTTTATTTTCCACTCCGTGAAGACCCACGATCTCCAGCGCTTCCTTGATCGCAGTCTGATCGAGATAGCCTAAAACATATTCACAATGAAATTCCAAATTTGCCTTTGCCGTTAGCCGATCATAAAACACGGGATATTCAATGATGCTGCCTATCCTTTGTAAGTATTGATAAGACGTTGGCAGAACCGGCTGGTTGAATACTTTGATTTCACCGGAAGATGGCTTTACTAGATTTAATATCATTTTCATGATGGTTGTTTTTCCCGCTCCATTCGGGCCTAAAAACCCATAAATTTCTCCCTTGTTGACGTTCATATTGACATTCGAAATCGTCTCCGTGCCCCTGAAGGTCTTGCTTACTTGATGGATTTGAATGACGGCTTCCACTCCGAGTTCCTCCCGATTTCTT contains the following coding sequences:
- a CDS encoding ABC transporter permease, which encodes MLKLMRLEWKKSNVSSYLKGLAICIVAIFAAVALMARGSHGESNPMFPDYAAFMSLTNILIRIVYIIFSSVILSRLVIDEYKSNMIQVLYTYPLQRKKIIQAKLSIVFGFCFFSIIITTVIINLFTFFLNPMIGLFEGSVRIDEMVATVPATLLNAFMIAGISLIPLSFGMRKKSAASTITSAVVIGFVINATVSDGGSSTSLFQFIGIPIALCLLGLLIGYLSFYKVDKIDVA